The genomic stretch AAAAAAATTAAATTGATGTTAAACAATGATTTTGAAGAAGGTTTTATCTTAAGAGCAGAGAGGGATGGTTTTATTTTTAAAACGGAGTATAAGGAAGTAAAAATTCTTTATAGCAATGTTAAGAAGGCTAAATTGTCTTAAAGGAGTCTTGGATATGATAAAGGGTACTGGTCAAATGATTGCCAATATTGCTAGTGAGCGGGGAATGAGTATAGATGCTATTAGAAAGACGGTTAGAGAATCGGTAATAATAGCTTATAAGAAATACTTTGGAACAAGTGATAATGCTTTAATTAAGTTTGATGATAATACTGGGGACTTAATAGTTTATTCCAAAAAAAGGATTGTGGATGAAGTTAAAAATAATGTAATGGAGATATTAGTAGATGATGCTAAAACATTTGAAGTTGTAGATAATGAATATGTTTATGTTGAAATTAATCCTAAAATTTTTGATAGACTATCAATTCAGGTTGCTAAACAAAGAACTAAGAGTGATTTGCAGGGAATTGAGGATAATGAACTTTATTTAGAATTTAAGCATAAATTACATAAAATTGTTATTGGTTATGTTCAACAAAATAGAAATGGCGATCTTTATGTTAATCTTGGTAGTACAGATGGTGTTATTCCTAAGAAATATCAATCTCCAAGAGAGGTTTATAGTCTTAATGATAAAGTGCGAGTTCTTGTTTATAGTGTTAAAAAAGGAAGGAATGGGATAGAGGTAATTTTATCAAGAACCCATCCTAAATTTATTGAAGAATTACTTGCTCTTGAAATTCCTGAGATTGAAGAAGGGATTATTAAGATACATAAAATAGTAAGGGATCCAGGTTATAGGACTAAAGTTGCTGTTTATTCTGAGAAAGAAGAAGTTGATTCTGTAGGTCCTTGTATTGGACAAAAGGGAGTTAGAATTCAATCAATAATTAAAGAACTTGAAGGAGAAAAAATAGATATTATTCCTTATTCTAAAGATATTAAGGAGTTTATTAAGGATTCCTTAACTCCGGC from Borrelia duttonii Ly encodes the following:
- the nusA gene encoding transcription termination factor NusA, whose translation is MIKGTGQMIANIASERGMSIDAIRKTVRESVIIAYKKYFGTSDNALIKFDDNTGDLIVYSKKRIVDEVKNNVMEILVDDAKTFEVVDNEYVYVEINPKIFDRLSIQVAKQRTKSDLQGIEDNELYLEFKHKLHKIVIGYVQQNRNGDLYVNLGSTDGVIPKKYQSPREVYSLNDKVRVLVYSVKKGRNGIEVILSRTHPKFIEELLALEIPEIEEGIIKIHKIVRDPGYRTKVAVYSEKEEVDSVGPCIGQKGVRIQSIIKELEGEKIDIIPYSKDIKEFIKDSLTPAKIDNVYIIDEDLHKALVVVSDDQLSLAIGKMGQNVRLANRLLDWAIDVKTNSQFAEMKASGEFKQDTFEMFDKIIQDNVQEDEFEEINKISELKVLDDDIVAKLIQRDLDDIDNFLNASEDKLFELGITYEKQEEINKILKEGMVIISNDDESVEDVKDEEDLLCPECGAVINENMTFCPGCKIGLSFEFEEE